In Leuconostoc kimchii IMSNU 11154, the DNA window TGCCTTGCACGATCTCGCATATGCAATCAAAGCGTTAAAGACACCAATTAAAAACGTTGAAGACGCAGTCAAGAAGAAATTAGATGACGGCGTTGAAATAAAAGGCATCAGTTACACGGAGGCGTCAAAACAGATGCTATCTAGCGATGATGAAGCACTAAAAAAAGCATTTGTTAAAAAGTACGGTTGGGACGCGGTGCAAGTCAAAACGCCAGCGCAACTAAAGAAACGATTTGGTACTGATATTCAAGAAGATTTAGATAAGGTTGTTGTTTATGAAACCCAGAACAGAGTCAAATATGACTGATATTGAAATCGAATTTAGAGGTGAATAATGAGCGTATTAAAATCATTTATTGACGTTAAAAAGCATATTAAGCAACCAGTAAAAGACGGCAATAACCCACAATTTAAAAGTGGATATGTCACATTAGACGGCGTTATTAAATCAATTGATGATGCTATATCCGAATCAAAAGAACCGTTTGGTTGGTGGCAAGAAGTTAACGACAATGTTGTCTACACAACGATTACAAACGGTGAGGACACGATTAAAATTCAAGGTTTCCCGTTGTTAGCTGTTCAAAACAACAAAGCGGTAGCTCTAGATGGTGCAACGCCACAGGCGCTGGGTTCTGGTTTGACATACGCCAAACGTTACAGCTTGGCAATGGCGTTTGGTATATCAAGTGACGTTGATGACGACGGTAATGGCGCACAAGGGCAACAATATAAGCCAGCTAACAAGTCAACGAGTCAAGATAAGCCTAAAAATCCATTACACAGTGAGTTTGGAAAGTTG includes these proteins:
- a CDS encoding ERF family protein — encoded protein: MSVLKSFIDVKKHIKQPVKDGNNPQFKSGYVTLDGVIKSIDDAISESKEPFGWWQEVNDNVVYTTITNGEDTIKIQGFPLLAVQNNKAVALDGATPQALGSGLTYAKRYSLAMAFGISSDVDDDGNGAQGQQYKPANKSTSQDKPKNPLHSEFGKLAKKIESKNSIDETQVYSIISTQFSLQVNEFMDFVKLSDNQKQTIIEFMRKSAQ